CCGCCTCCGCGATCATGCGGGGACCCACCACTTCGCCATCGGCGAGGGGAGCCCAACTCTCAGCTCCTGTTCCTTCGTCGACGCTACGCTCGTACAGGATGGTTTTAGAAGGATTCCACATGAATCCGAGGCCATTGCTGATGCTCCGTTCCGGATGGTCAGGATTTGGAGCTCCGAGGGTAAGCACCCGAACAAGAATGACTATTGCCAGAATGATCAACGCCGGCATCGCGTACTTGCAGAAAAACTCGATGCCTTTCGAAAGACCGCGATAGATCAGGTAAAAGTTCAGAAGAAAGACCACGAAGAGAAATCCGCCGACCTCTGTTAAACCGAAACCGAGGGCGGATCCGTCTTCACCGATCCCAATAAAACCTCCCCAAAAGTCGCTCGCATCCTTCACTGTATGGAAGTCCATAGTACCTCGAGCGAAGTTGACTGCGTATCCAAGACACCATGCCTCGATGTACACATAGTACATATAGATCATGATGGGGATGGTAACCCCGATGACGCCCAGATAGCGGTAGCGACGCTGGCCCGTTATAAACCCGAGGATGCCAGGGCTGGAGTTTAGTCCTGCTTGTCCTCCGCGTCGTCCGATCGCCCACTCCGCCCAACAGATGGGAAGGCCGATAATTAACAAAGCAACGAAATAGGCGATCATGAATGCTCCACCTCCGTAGAGGGCAGCTTGACCGGGAAAGCGGAGGAAGTTTCCAATACCGACGGCACTACCAGCGACCGCTAAGATTATTCCGATTCGGGAGTTCCAAGACTCTTTAGGGACTTTCGACGTCATTAACACGCGAGTTGTAAAGTCACGCTTGTGAAACGCCAGTCAAAAGCTGTTGTCAAAAGCCGCTCGACTTCGACCGCGCCGCTCGCAGTGTCACAGGTCTATTCCCAATGTTCAGCGTCGCCGACAGATATGTTTTCATCGAATGGGCCAAGGCCTTCGTACTCGTTTTGGGTTCGATGTTCGGGCTTTTGATACTGTTTGAGATTCAGGACAGTTTCACCGAGCTCGTGGGTTACGGAGCCTCGACGGGGCAGATTTTCTACTACTATGCGATCCTTGTCCCCAGCTTCCTGACTGTAACGTTGCCGGCTTCGGTGCTTGTATCCATTTTGTACTCTCTGGGGCAGTTGCATCGCTCCAACGAGTTCGTCGCGCTGCGGGCAGCGGGGCTGAGCGTATTCAGGGTTACCCGCACTATTTGGCTCGCTAGTCTGATGATTAGCGCAGGCCTTTGGTATCTCAATTCCAGCCTGATCCCTTGGTCGGTTGAGCAGTCGGATACATTGATAAAAAATATCCGACTCAGCAGTGAGGCTAAAACGAAAAACACGGAAGAAGTGGGAATCATTGAAGCTTTGGCCTTCGATAACCGGACAGAGAGCCGGATGTGGTTCATCAACCGCTACAGCGAATACAAGAACGAGGCTTACGGTATAACGGTCTACATCATGGACGACCAACGCCGCGAAGTCCGCAGGGTGATGGCGCGATACGGCTGGTATAATGAAGAAGAGCAGTATTGGTCCCTTTTCGACGGTCGCGAGCGTATCTACGATCCAGATACGGGTAGGGAACAGTGGCCGCCATTCGAGAGGTTGGAGGCAAAGAATCTGACCGATGACCCGACCTTGATGCTTCTCTTTGGCAAGCGCCCGAAGGACCTTTCATTTCTGCAGCTCAAACGTATCACCGACAACTTCACGCAAGAGGATAATCCCAGCGTCTTAGCTTATGAAGCGAGACTGCATGCTCTAATGGCGAGTGCCGCGAGTTGCCTCATTGTCGCGGGAATTGCGATTCCTTTTGCGGTTTCAGGCGTGCGCACTAACCCCGCGGTGGGCGTTACCAAATCGATTGGTCTCTTTTTCGCGTTCTACATCTTGACCAGCATCCTCAACGCTCTCGGACGAGAAGGTGCATTGTCTCCGGAGGTCGCCGCTTGGACCCCAATGGTATTGATGATCGTCCTCGCTTACGTTCTGCTCAGACGCGTGCGGTAGATCGTTACCAACCGATTTGCAAAGAGATAGCTGCTGCTGCTCAGTCTTGCATCTGGGGTGAGTTTCGATTCTTTTGAATCTTTATGAAGCGACTTCTGATTGCGGATCTAATGAGAAGTCAGGGCGAGCTAGACTCGGTTCTGATACAAGGTTGGGTGAGGACCCGACGTGATTCAAAAACCTTCTTCTTCCTCGAAGTGAATGACGGTTCTTGCCTGAAATCCATGCAAGTCGTGGTTACGGAAAAGGCGGAAGGTTACGGCACTTCGAAGTCGATTACGACCGGAGCTTCCGTATCTGTCAAAGGACGGCTCGTTCCTTCCCAAGGCAAAGGGCAGATGTGGGAAATCCAAGCCGACTCTGTCGAATTGGTAGGCGAGGCGGACGAGAGTTTTCCGCTGCAAAAGAAACGCCACTCCAACGAATATTTACGGGAGATCGCTCATTTACGCCCTCGCACCAATTTGTTCGGCGCGATCTTTCGGATTCGCAGCAAGTTGGCTTACGCCATCCACAGCTTCTTTCAGGAGAAACAATTTTTCTACGTCCACACGCCAATCGTTACGGCGAGCGACTGCGAAGGAGCAGGGGAATTGTTTCGTGTCTCAACTTTGGACCCTAAAAATCCGCCCTTGGATGAGGAAGGCAACATCGACTACAAGGAGGATTTCTTTGGACGATCTACCTATTTGACCGTAAGCGGTCAGCTCGAAGGCGAAACATACGCTACCGCCTTGGGAAATATTTATACTTTTGGTCCCACCTTCCGTGCTGAAAATTCGCACACGTCTCGGCATGCTAGCGAGTTCTGGATGGTAGAGCCTGAGATGGCGTTCTGCGACTTGGCAGCCGATATGGATTTGGCGGAAGAATTCGTGAAATCAGTTATCAGCCAAGTGATGGAAAGTTGCTCCGACGATTTGGCTTTGTTTTTCAACTTCGTAGACAAGGAGCTCAAGGAACGCCTGGAGTTTGTGATTTCGCGTCCTTTCAAGCGCGTAAGCTACACCGAGGCAGTTGATATCCTGCTAGCGAGCGGCAAAGATTTCGACAACAAGGTGGAGTGGGGTGTCAATCTCCAGTCTGAGCACGAGCGCTATCTAACAGAGGAGCATTTCAAGTGCCCAGTCACGGTCTACGACTACCCTAAGGAGCTCAAGCCCTTCTACATGCGGGCCAACGACGATGGTAAGACGGTTGCCGCCATGGACGTATTGGTACCAGGTATCGGAGAAATAGTAGGCGGCAGCCAGAGAGAAGAACGCCTCGAGCTACTCAAGGCGAACATGGCCGCTCATGGAATTTCCGAGAAAGACTATTGGTGGTATGTCGACTTGCGTCGCTACGGAACAGTGCCGCACGCAGGCTTTGGCCTTGGGTTTGAGCGTTTGCTCATGTTCATCACCGGCGTCGCAAATATTCGGGACGTCATCCCATACCCTCGAGTGCCAGGACACGCGGAATTCTAGGCATGTCCGAGATTCGATTCTACAATCGCTACACTGGCGAAGAGGAGGTTGAGGTGGTTTACGGAGAGAAGTTTCTTCGTTGGACCTACGAAACCACCATGGGCAAGATAGGGCTTTGGCTTTTGGCCAAGCGTGCTATCTTTTCGCATTGGTATGGCTGGCGTATGAGCAAGCCAGATTCAGCCGCGAAAATAAGGCCTTTTATCGAGAAATATGGCTTAGACGAAGGGGAGTTTTTAGAAGGGATTGAGGCGTATTCGAGTTTCAACGACTTCTTTTACCGAAAGCTCCAAAACTCAGCCAGACCCTTGGTTGAAGGAGAAGGGACCATAGCCTTGCCGGCGGACGCCCGCCACCTGGGGGTTCCCAACCTCGGGGCAGTCGAAGGTCTTTTTGCAAAAGGGCAGTTTTTCGATATCCAAGCCTTGCTGGGTAGCGTGTCTTTGGCTGACAACTACCGACGAGGAACGGCTGTTATTTCCAGGCTGTGTCCAGTCGACTATCACCGTTTCCATTCTCCGGTGAGCGGAAGAATCGTGGAGCAGCGCTTGATCAATGGCCCGCTCTACAGCGTTAGTCCGATCGCTCTTCGCAAGTCGATGGGTTACCTATGGGAAAACAAACGAGTTTTGACGGTGATTGAAACTTCGAATTTAGGGCATGTTTGTTTCCTTGCGATCGGTGCGACCTGTGTGGGGTCGATCTTCATGACTGCCGGAGAAGGGCAAGAGATCAGGATGGGGGATGAACTCGGCTATTTCGCTTTCGGCGGATCCTGTGTCATAACGCTATTTGAGAGGGATCGCGTGCGTTTGACGGATGATTTGCTCGAATTCGGTCCCAAGCAGCGCGAGGTTTACGCCAGAGTGGGAGACATCTTGGGTTACGCGTTGTGACCTTGGTCTGTGAAATCGCATTGGCCAGCGATTAATGCTCGTCACTTCGATAATCGAAGTGGTGCCCAGGGGGGGAGTCGAACCCCCACACCTCTCGGTACTAGAGCCTAAATCTAGCGCGTCTGCCAATTCCGCCACCTGGGCAAGCTTCGGAAAGTCGGAGAAGAAGAAGCACAACTTGCGGGAAATCAACCCTATATTTAAGAGATTTTCTGAGGCCATACTTCGAAAGCACTGTTTCCATATTTATTGTTGATACGATTTTACCCTTAACTCAGAACCGAGGCTCCTAGTCGGTGTCCACCTCGGTTCTGGTCCTTCTAGGACATGCTGTTATTCATCCCACCGTTGCTACATTTGAAGAATTCCAAGTTTACAGAATACCTTATGCGGTCGTTTCTGCTGTTCGTGGCGAGCTTGGCCAGCTCCTTAAGCTTTGGCCAAAACGAATTAGACGAAAAGCTCCCAGAAGCCTTGATCCCGGAATTGAAGACCGTGATCGATTCGGCTTTGCAAAATTCTGACACGGTTCTCGACAGGCAACTTGCTGAGAGGGAGGCCTACGGTAAGCGCATGTCAGCCCGCTCCGCTGTCTTGCCCTCGCTAGGTACGAATGTGGCGGTACGGCAGGAAAAAGACGACGATACTGATGGTGAAGCCGGGTTTGAAGATCGGGTCATTTACAATGTTACCTTGAGTCAACCTCTCTACCATTGGGGATCTAAACGATCGCAGAAACAAATAGGAGAGTTGGGCTACGGTATCGAAAAGCTCAATACTGCCATTGCTTTGGAATCCTTGGCCAGTCGAATAAGGTCGGCCTATCTGAATCTGGTCATAGTAAAACAGAACTTGGAGGCTAGCGAGAAAATGCGAGAAGAGCAGCAGGCGAAATACGACTTTATGCTTTCTCAAGTCGAGTCTGGAAGAGCCGGAGAGTCATCATTACAATCTCAGGAGTTGTCCTTGGCTAGAAGCGAACTTAGCGAACTGACTCGGCTCAACGATTGGGAAAGCAAACTCGATGATCTAGCTCAATTGAGCGGTTTAGATGTGGTTACACTGGCGGGATTGATTGTTTCGGAGATTCCACAATTTGAAGTGATCTCTGAAGAAACAGTGGCGGCCCTTGAAACGTATTTTGACTCGAGTTTGCAGAATGACGAAGGCC
The sequence above is a segment of the Pelagicoccus albus genome. Coding sequences within it:
- a CDS encoding LptF/LptG family permease; the encoded protein is MFSVADRYVFIEWAKAFVLVLGSMFGLLILFEIQDSFTELVGYGASTGQIFYYYAILVPSFLTVTLPASVLVSILYSLGQLHRSNEFVALRAAGLSVFRVTRTIWLASLMISAGLWYLNSSLIPWSVEQSDTLIKNIRLSSEAKTKNTEEVGIIEALAFDNRTESRMWFINRYSEYKNEAYGITVYIMDDQRREVRRVMARYGWYNEEEQYWSLFDGRERIYDPDTGREQWPPFERLEAKNLTDDPTLMLLFGKRPKDLSFLQLKRITDNFTQEDNPSVLAYEARLHALMASAASCLIVAGIAIPFAVSGVRTNPAVGVTKSIGLFFAFYILTSILNALGREGALSPEVAAWTPMVLMIVLAYVLLRRVR
- the asnS gene encoding asparagine--tRNA ligase yields the protein MKRLLIADLMRSQGELDSVLIQGWVRTRRDSKTFFFLEVNDGSCLKSMQVVVTEKAEGYGTSKSITTGASVSVKGRLVPSQGKGQMWEIQADSVELVGEADESFPLQKKRHSNEYLREIAHLRPRTNLFGAIFRIRSKLAYAIHSFFQEKQFFYVHTPIVTASDCEGAGELFRVSTLDPKNPPLDEEGNIDYKEDFFGRSTYLTVSGQLEGETYATALGNIYTFGPTFRAENSHTSRHASEFWMVEPEMAFCDLAADMDLAEEFVKSVISQVMESCSDDLALFFNFVDKELKERLEFVISRPFKRVSYTEAVDILLASGKDFDNKVEWGVNLQSEHERYLTEEHFKCPVTVYDYPKELKPFYMRANDDGKTVAAMDVLVPGIGEIVGGSQREERLELLKANMAAHGISEKDYWWYVDLRRYGTVPHAGFGLGFERLLMFITGVANIRDVIPYPRVPGHAEF
- the asd gene encoding archaetidylserine decarboxylase (Phosphatidylserine decarboxylase is synthesized as a single chain precursor. Generation of the pyruvoyl active site from a Ser is coupled to cleavage of a Gly-Ser bond between the larger (beta) and smaller (alpha chains). It is an integral membrane protein.) yields the protein MSEIRFYNRYTGEEEVEVVYGEKFLRWTYETTMGKIGLWLLAKRAIFSHWYGWRMSKPDSAAKIRPFIEKYGLDEGEFLEGIEAYSSFNDFFYRKLQNSARPLVEGEGTIALPADARHLGVPNLGAVEGLFAKGQFFDIQALLGSVSLADNYRRGTAVISRLCPVDYHRFHSPVSGRIVEQRLINGPLYSVSPIALRKSMGYLWENKRVLTVIETSNLGHVCFLAIGATCVGSIFMTAGEGQEIRMGDELGYFAFGGSCVITLFERDRVRLTDDLLEFGPKQREVYARVGDILGYAL
- a CDS encoding TolC family protein, whose protein sequence is MRSFLLFVASLASSLSFGQNELDEKLPEALIPELKTVIDSALQNSDTVLDRQLAEREAYGKRMSARSAVLPSLGTNVAVRQEKDDDTDGEAGFEDRVIYNVTLSQPLYHWGSKRSQKQIGELGYGIEKLNTAIALESLASRIRSAYLNLVIVKQNLEASEKMREEQQAKYDFMLSQVESGRAGESSLQSQELSLARSELSELTRLNDWESKLDDLAQLSGLDVVTLAGLIVSEIPQFEVISEETVAALETYFDSSLQNDEGLQKLELDLEIEQKRLRMEEVSLRPKIDARVGMSSNALDVDGTRREQAYSYFGLSVSWSIFDGFSKKGSVIESLNRLNRKEHSKKLYEEKLLRSWKLLISKLDIQRRALAIEERALLVATGRVEWFEGEYEAGRVPKSDLDKASREFQNASTKAQSSRSSYLLALSELMTELGIDPLSQ